The proteins below are encoded in one region of Carassius auratus strain Wakin linkage group LG44F, ASM336829v1, whole genome shotgun sequence:
- the serinc2 gene encoding serine incorporator 2, producing MGACMALCSLASCASCLCGSAPCLLSGCCPSTYNSTVTRLAFSFLLLLGTIVSIIMILPGMETQLKKIPGFCEGGSSIPGFEGKVNCEIVVGYKSVYRMCFAMACFFFLFSIIMIRVRSSKDPRGAIQNGFWFFKFLILVGLTVGAFFIPDGAFNTVWYYFGVVGSFIFILIQLILLVDFAHNWNQKWVEKAENGNSKCWYAALLSFTLVHYICAFAAVVLFYIFYTQPDDCAEHKAFISLNLIFCIVVSVVSILPKVQEAQPSSGLLQASLISLYTMYLTWSAMSNNPNRKCNPSLLSLVSGGPTAVPPTRAPGIQTQWWDAQSIVGLVIFLLCTLYASIRSSNNSQVNKLMQTEEVEGLASSEGVSEEGVRRAVDNEEEGVTYSYSFFHFSLFLASLYIMMTLTNWYQPETDYAAMKTSMPSVWVKICSSWLGLLLYLWTLVAPVILSNRDFS from the exons ATGGGAGCGTGTATGGCCTTGTGCTCGCTGGCGAGCTGC GCGTCCTGTCTGTGTGGCTCTGCGCCCTGTCTGTTATCAGGATGTTGTCCTTCTACATACAACTCGACTGTGACCCGGCTGGCCTTCTCCTTCCTCCTGCTGCTGGGGACTATAGTGTCCATCATCATGATCCTGCCCGGCATGGAGACACAGCTGAAGAAG ATCCCTGGTTTCTGTGAAGGAGGCTCTTCTATACCTGGATTTGAAGGGAAGGTGAACTGTGAGATCGTTGTTGGCTATAAGTCGGTCTACAGGATGTGCTTCGCCATGGCctgtttcttcttcctcttctccatCATCATGATCCGTGTGAGAAGCAGCAAGGATCCTCGAGGCGCGATTCAAAACGG TTTCTGGTTCTTCAAGTTCTTGATTCTGGTCGGTCTCACAGTGGGAGCTTTCTTCATTCCTGATGGGGCTTTCAACACAG TGTGGTACTACTTCGGCGTGGTTGGGTCCTTCATCTTCATCCTGATCCAGCTCATTCTTCTGGTGGATTTTGCTCACAACTGGAACCAGAAGTGGGTGGAGAAGGCAGAGAATGGGAACAGTAAATGCTGGTATGCAG CCCTGCTCTCATTCACACTGGTGCACTATATCTGTGCCTTTGCTGCTGTGGTTTTGTTCTATATATTCTACACACAGCCGGACGACTGCGCCGAGCACAAAGCCTTCATCAGCCTCAACCTCATCTTCTGCATCGTTGTGTCTGTGGTGTCTATTCTTCCAAAAGTGCAG GAGGCTCAGCCGAGCTCTGGCCTGCTCCAGGCGTCTCTCATCTCTCTCTACACCATGTATCTCACATGGTCTGCCATGAGCAACAACCCCA ATCGTAAGTGTAACCCGAGTCTGTTGAGTCTGGTCAGCGGGGGGCCGACAGCAGTCCCTCCCACCAGAGCCCCGGGCATCCAGACGCAGTGGTGGGACGCCCAGAGCATCGTGGGACTGGTCATCTTCCTCCTCTGCACGCTGTATGCCAG CATCCGCTCCTCAAACAACAGTCAGGTGAATAAGCTGATGCAGACCGAGGAAGTCGAAGGGCTGGCGTCCAGCGAGGGCGTCTCCGAGGAGGGCGTGAGGCGCGCTGTGGATAACGAAGAGGAGGGTGTCACATACAGCTACTCCTTCTTCCATTTCTCCCTCTTCCTGGCCTCCCTCTACATCATGATGACCCTGACCAACTGGTACCA ACCCGAAACAGACTACGCAGCCATGAAAACCAGCATGCCTTCTGTGTGGGTGAAGATCTGCTCGAGTTGGCTGGGACTGCTGCTGTACCTCTGGACCCTGGTGGCTCCGGTAATCCTGAGCAACCGAGACTTCAGCTAA